From Solea solea chromosome 20, fSolSol10.1, whole genome shotgun sequence, one genomic window encodes:
- the LOC131447517 gene encoding terminal nucleotidyltransferase 5A-like: protein MYRDERVSVLTWDQVRRLDSILAESVPIHGRGNFPTLSVQPRQLVQVVKARLEERGVEVRGVKLNGSAASHVLHQDNGLGYKDLDLIFGLNLTDDKTFQRVKDVVLDCLVEFLPTEVSRERVSALALKEAYVQKLVKVCTDTDRWSLISLSNNTGKNVELKFVDSLRRQFEFSVDSFQITLDSLLLFDRCSQTEMSDTFHPTVQGESMYGHFGEALDHLRSRTIATRSPEEIRGGGLLKYCHLLVRGFQPSSEMQMKQMQRYMCSRFFIDFSDIGEQRRKLEAYLQNHFAGLEHKRYEYLVTLRRVVDQSTVCLMGHERRQTLALISTLARRVMAEHNAVPALSNITCYYQPAPYVRDGNFSHYYVSPVTTVSSSYQTWLPCS from the exons ATGTACCGGGATGAGAGGGTCAGTGTGCTGACCTGGGATCAGGTGCGGCGTCTGGACTCGATCCTGGCGGAGAGCGTCCCCATCCACGGCCGCGGAAACTTCCCCACGCTGTCCGTGCAGCCCCGACAGCTCGTGCAG gttgTCAAGGCTCGACTGGAGGAGCGGGGCGTGGAGGTACGTGGCGTGAAGCTGAACGGCTCTGCAGCTAGCCATGTGTTGCACCAGGACAATGGCCTCGGCTACAAAGACCTAGACCTGATATTTGGTCTGAATCTCACTGATGACAAAACCTTCCAGCGTGTCAAAGACGTGGTTCTGGACTGCCTGGTGGAGTTCTTGCCTACAGAGGTGAGCAGGGAGCGAGTCTCAGCCCTCGCTCTGAAGGAGGCGTACGTGCAGAAGCTGGTGAAAGTTTGTACCGACACAGATCGCTGGAGTCTGATCTCACTGTCCAACAACACGGGCAAGAACGTGGAGCTGAAGTTTGTGGACTCCCTGAGAAGACAGTTTGAGTTCAGCGTGGACTCCTTCCAGATCACTCTGGActcgctgctgctgtttgaccGCTGCTCACAGACGGAGATGTCTGACACCTTCCACCCCACAGTGCAGGGCGAGAGCATGTACGGACACTTCGGCGAGGCTCTGGATCACCTTCGCTCCAGGACCATCGCCACCCGCAGCCCAGAGGAGATCAGAGGGGGCGGGCTGCTCAaatactgccacctgctggtgcgCGGCTTCCAGCCGTCGTCTGAGATGCAGATGAAGCAGATGCAGCGCTACATGTGTTCACGGTTCTTCATCGACTTCTCTGACATCGGTGAGCAGCGGAGGAAGCTGGAGGCTTATCTGCAGAACCACTTTGCAGGCCTGGAGCACAAGCGCTACGAGTACCTGGTGACGCTGAGGCGCGTGGTGGACCAGAGCACCGTGTGTCTCATGGGTCACGAGCGCAGACAGACGCTGGCTCTGATCTCCACGCTGGCCCGGCGTGTCATGGCTGAACACAACGCTGTTCCTGCTCTGTCCAACATCACCTGCTACTACCAGCCTGCTCCTTATGTCCGAGACGGCAACTTCAGCCATTACTATGTGTCACCTGTGACCACAGTGAGCAGCTCTTATCAAACATGGCTGCCCTGCAGCTGA